The Oligoflexus sp. genome contains the following window.
AGGTTCTTCAAAGAGATGGGTGGCGCCCGGGACGATCTCCATTGTGCAAGGGGCCTTTTTCATGTGCTCCATGGCTTCGCGATTCATGTCGACCACGGGATGATCCAGGCTGCCGACGATCAAGAGTGTCGGCGAGCGCACAGATTCCAGATAGGGCGCGGCCAGATCAGGCCGTCCCCCACGGGACACCACAGCCTGAATCACTTCAGGCTGAATGGCGGCCGCGACCAGGGCTGCAGCCGCTCCCGTGCTGGCACCGAAATAACCAAGGCCCAGGTTTTGTCCCAGCGGATGATGCTGGATCCAATCGGTGGCCAGCAGCAAGCGTCTGGCCAGAAATCCGATATTGAATCGAAGCTCGCCCGTCTTATGATCCAGGTCCTCTTCATCGTCCGTAAGAAGATCGAGCAGAAGCGTAGCGAGGCCGCGTTCATTCAAATACCTGGCCACGCGCTGATTACGCGGACTCATGCGGCCACTGCCGCTGCCATGGGCGAAGAGAACCATGCCGCGCGCCTGGGCCGGGCATTCCAAAAACCCATGCAGAATGATCCCTGAGCGTTCCACCTTCACAGATTCAAATTGGTCCTTGTCCATGGGAAACCTCCGACCCTCGCTGATTTA
Protein-coding sequences here:
- a CDS encoding dienelactone hydrolase family protein is translated as MDKDQFESVKVERSGIILHGFLECPAQARGMVLFAHGSGSGRMSPRNQRVARYLNERGLATLLLDLLTDDEEDLDHKTGELRFNIGFLARRLLLATDWIQHHPLGQNLGLGYFGASTGAAAALVAAAIQPEVIQAVVSRGGRPDLAAPYLESVRSPTLLIVGSLDHPVVDMNREAMEHMKKAPCTMEIVPGATHLFEEPGTLARVAELSAEWFTQYLHRRHDAVSHHV